A stretch of DNA from Dehalobacterium formicoaceticum:
TCGTGTCACGGGCAGCTATGCGCCTTTAAAAGAAACCCTGGCTGCCGCCCTGGTTTTATTGTCCCGTTGGCGGCCGGATACGGAACTGATTGATCCTCTTTGCGGCTCCGGCACGATTCCCATTGAGGCCGCGCTGATCGGACAAAACATTGCACCAGGTATGAATCGGGAATTTATCTCGGAGCACTGGCCGGTAATTACCCGTAAGGATTGGAGAAACGCCCGGAAAGAGACCCATGATGCAGCTCATTTTGATCTGCCCCTGCATATCAGGGGGACAGATATTGATGAACATGTTTTGAAAATTGCCCGGGAGAATAGTACGGAGGCAGGCTTTGAAGATCAAATACATTTTCAAAGGATGCCTTTAGCTGAATTGAGTTCAGCAAAGAAATACGGTAAAATTATCTGTAACCCGCCTTATGGCGAACGGTTAGGCAGCATGGAGGAAATAACTGCCCTCTACCGGGAAATGGGACAGGTTTTTACGAAGCTGGATACCTGGTCGTTTTATATTTTAACAGCTTATGAAGGCTTTGAAAAACTCTTCGGCAAAAAGGCAAGCAAAAAAAGAAAGCTCTATAATGGGGATATCAAGGTGGATTATTACCAGTATTTTGGACCAAGGCCGCCGCGCAAAAAGGAGGGCTTGCCGGCCGCAGGGGATCTGTAAAGAACAGAAAAAATTAGTTGCAAGGGGGTATATATGCGTTTAAGGAGAATTCCCGGGACGAAAGAAGCCCTGACCCGGTACCCGGATCTGGTGGTCTTTGAGCCTGCCCGTTATTATGGCTGCTGGAAAACATATTTTGGTCAGGAGCATCCCATTTACCTGGAGCTGGGCATGGGGAAAGGGAAATTTATCAGCACCATGGCAGGGGAAAACCCTCAGATTAATTTTATCGGGATGGAATTTCGGGAAGAAATGGTCTATAAAGCCATCGGCAAGGCAGGAGAAAGCAGAAGCAATATGCGCTTTCTATGGGCCGAGGCAGATGATGTGGAAGAATATTTTGCCCCGGGAGAAATCCAGCGGATCTATCTGAATTTTTCCGATCCCTGGCCCAAAAAACGACATGGAAAACGGCGCCTGACCCATCAAAAATTTTTAAAAAAATACAAGCATATTTTATCCCCCGGTGGAGAAATTCATTTTAAAACAGACAATCAAGAGCTTTTTGAGTTTTCTTTAAATGAATTCGCCGGGGAAGGGTTTTTCCTGAAAAATATAACCTTCGATCTTCACCGGAGCCAATATCCGGGCAATATTACCACCGAATACGAAGAAAGGTATCGTCAGGAAAGGCCCATTTACCGATGTGAGGCTGCATTAATAGATCATTCACAAATTTGAACGAAGGGAAAGAGTAGAATATGTATATCAGTTCACGAGGAAATTTTCATCCCGTTACAGCATCGGAAGCCATCTGTTTAGGGATGGCACCGGGAGGAGGATTATTTGTTCCCGAAAAGGTACCCGTGCTGAATGAAAAGACGATATCTGATATGGCGGGGCAAAGATATGGGGAAATAGCGCAAACAATTTTAGAACTTTATTTGGATGACTTTTCAGGTGAAGAAATTAAAGAAATCGTTGCCCAGTCATATAACCAGGAGAACTTTGATCATCCGGATATTGCCCCGGTGGTAAAATTAGATCAGCATACCTTTATTTTGGAGCTTTGGCATGGGCCTACGGCTGCCTTCAAGGATATGGCCTTGCAAATTATGCCTCGCTTGTTGGTAAAATCCGTCCAGAAAAGAGGCTCCGCCCAAGAGGTAATTATTCCTGTGGCCACATCCGGTGATACCGGTAAAGCTGCTTTAGAGGGATTTAAGAATGTCCCCGGGGTAAAAATCATCGTTTTCTATCCCCACGGCGGGGTGAGCAGGGTTCAAGAGTTGCAAATGACAACTGCCGAGGGTGATAATGTAGCGGTGGTGGCGGTGAAGGGCAATTTTGATGATTGCCAAACAGCGGTGAAAAAACTGTTTACGGATCCGGAGTTTAACTCCTTGTTTGCTGCCCATCAGATGACATTTTCTTCAGCCAATTCTATTAACTGGGGTCGCCTCTTGCCCCAAATCATCTATTATTTTTGGAGCTATAGCCAATTATTGCATCGGGGAGAAATATCTCAGGGAGAAAAAATCAATGTGGTGGTGCCCACAGGAAATTTCGGCAATATTTTAGCTTGCTATTATGCCTTTTTAATGGGTCTTCCTGTGGACAAACTGATCTGCGCCTCCAATGAAAACAAGGTTTTGACCGATGTGATTGAGACGGGAACATACAACCGGCAGAGGACATTTTATAAAACCATCAGCCCCTCCATGGATATTTTAATCTCCAGTAACTTCGAACGCTTTTTATTCGAAATCACAGGTCATGATGAAGATAAAATTTCTCTTTGGTATCAGCAATTGCAGGATCAAGGTGCCTTTCAAGTGGAGGATATTTACCGGGCAAAATGGCAGGAGTTCCTTCTGGGCGGTTTTGCGACGGATGAGGAAACAAAACGGGAGATTAAAACCACATTTACCGCATCAGGATATGTCCTGGATACCCATACGGGGGCAGGAGTGGCGGTTTATCGGGACTATGTTGAGAAAAGCGGGGATCGCAGGAAAACAATTATTGATGCCACCGCCAATCCCTATAAATTTAACCGGGCTGTTCTTGAAGCCATTAGCGGGCAGGATTTATCCGGTCAGAAGGATGAATTTGCAATTTTAGAGGAGCTCCACCAGGTCACCAAGATGCCCATCCACTCAGCCCTAAAGGATTTGGACCAAAGGCCGGTTCGGCATCAAAGAGTGATTGAGAAGGATCAACTGGGGACAGCGGTAAGAGATATTTTGGGGATATAGGCTAGGAAGGAATTCGCATTTTGAGCCGGTTGGAAAAGTCTGAAGCAAAGATTTTTTCTAACGGCTCAAAATGATTTTCTCAGAATAAAAAAACAGCCCGAAGGCTGTTTTGCTTTGCACAATATGTACAAATCAGGATATTTTAATAACTATATTCTCTTTGTTTCTGGTAACAATCTCGGCAGTATACCGGTCGATCATTATTGGGCTTGAAAGGAACCTGGGTTTCTACGCCGCATTCTGCACACGTAACAGTGAACATTTCTCTTTCACCCGTATTTCTTCCACCGCCATTGCGTTGGCGTTTACGAGCGGAACGACATTCGGGGCATCTGGCCGGATCGTTTTGGAAACCTTTTTCTGCATAGAATTCTTGTTCGGAAGCTGAGAATGTGAATTCAGCTCCACAGTCTTTGCAAGTGAGAGTTTTGTCTTCAAAAGACATTTAACATTCCTCCTTCTTTGGGGTAGGTTTTCCTATGTTACTTTACGGGGTGATTTCTAATCCAAAGAAGGAATTGGGAAACGACCTGGTAATAGCAAACATTAGGTAAGTTCATTATACATAGTGATGCCCGAAAAAGCAATCATTATTCGAGTAATTCTGTAAAAGATTGAAATAAATATGTGGATTTGAGGATTGGGACGGCAGATATTTTTTTAACCGATTGAAAATTATTTTTATCCGTGTTATACTAAATAAGCTTAGTAAGCTTAGTAATAATTTTTTAGGAGGTACCCCATGATAGGCAAAGTAAAATGGTTCAACGCAGAAAAAGGATTTGGTTTTATTGAAAGAGAAGGCGGCAGTGACGTTTTTGTTCATTTCTCTGCTATCCAAAGCGAAGGCTTCAAATCCTTGGATGAAGGGCAAAGTGTCGAATTTGAAATCGTTGAAGGACCCCGCGGCCCACAGGCTGCAAATGTAATCAAATTATAATTGAACAAAAGCAACAGCTTATAATAGATGAGTTTTGTTTAGTTTAATGGTTTGATGGCAAAGCCCCGGTGAAAACCGGGGCTTCTGTTATTTTTGGGCGGATACAAGGGGAGGTGTTGGTTTTGATTATTCTGCAAGTCAAAAATTTGAGTAAATCCTATGGCATTCATGAAATTTTTTCCGGATTGTCCTTTGCTCTTCATGAAGGGGAAAGGGTGGGCTTAATTGGCTCCAATGGAACAGGGAAATCAACCTTGTTTAAATGTCTCACCGGAGAAGAGTCCCCCGATGGAGGTTCCATCATGATTAATGAACGGACGACGATCGGTTTTTTAGCTCAGCAAAATGATTGGAATGAACACATTTCTTTGTTTGATGAAATGCTGCAAGGATTTGAAGACACCATTGAAGATCGCAAAACCTTGAGAGAAATGGAAAAAAGGATGGCAAGCATTAGGGAAGATGATTTGCCGGATTTGATGCACCAATATGCCCAGGTTACGGAACGCTATGAAAGGGCAGGAGGATATGCCCTGGAGGCCACTGTCCGGAAGGTGATCAAAGGCTTGGGATTTACCGATGAAGATTTAAGTCAAACTGTATCGACCATGAGCGGCGGGCAAAAAACGAGAGCTGCTTTGGCCAAAGCTCTTTTACAACAGCCGGATATTCTTTTTTTGGATGAACCGACCAATCATTTAGATATCAATGGGATTGAATGGCTGGAGGATTTTTTGGTCACCTATCCCAAAACCGTTTTTCTGGTATCTCATGACCGCTATTTTTTAGATAAAACAG
This window harbors:
- a CDS encoding THUMP domain-containing class I SAM-dependent RNA methyltransferase; this translates as MDKIEIIATATFGLEAVVADELKNLGYENLKVENGRVSFAAGMEALCRCNLWLRTADRVRVKIGEFKAETFDELFEQTKALPWHDWLPADAEFPVTGKSVKSKLFSVSDCQAIVKKAVVEKMKQKYQVSWFEENGPLYPIEVALLNDTATLTIDTSGSGLHKRGYRVTGSYAPLKETLAAALVLLSRWRPDTELIDPLCGSGTIPIEAALIGQNIAPGMNREFISEHWPVITRKDWRNARKETHDAAHFDLPLHIRGTDIDEHVLKIARENSTEAGFEDQIHFQRMPLAELSSAKKYGKIICNPPYGERLGSMEEITALYREMGQVFTKLDTWSFYILTAYEGFEKLFGKKASKKRKLYNGDIKVDYYQYFGPRPPRKKEGLPAAGDL
- the trmB gene encoding tRNA (guanosine(46)-N7)-methyltransferase TrmB produces the protein MRLRRIPGTKEALTRYPDLVVFEPARYYGCWKTYFGQEHPIYLELGMGKGKFISTMAGENPQINFIGMEFREEMVYKAIGKAGESRSNMRFLWAEADDVEEYFAPGEIQRIYLNFSDPWPKKRHGKRRLTHQKFLKKYKHILSPGGEIHFKTDNQELFEFSLNEFAGEGFFLKNITFDLHRSQYPGNITTEYEERYRQERPIYRCEAALIDHSQI
- the thrC gene encoding threonine synthase, with product MYISSRGNFHPVTASEAICLGMAPGGGLFVPEKVPVLNEKTISDMAGQRYGEIAQTILELYLDDFSGEEIKEIVAQSYNQENFDHPDIAPVVKLDQHTFILELWHGPTAAFKDMALQIMPRLLVKSVQKRGSAQEVIIPVATSGDTGKAALEGFKNVPGVKIIVFYPHGGVSRVQELQMTTAEGDNVAVVAVKGNFDDCQTAVKKLFTDPEFNSLFAAHQMTFSSANSINWGRLLPQIIYYFWSYSQLLHRGEISQGEKINVVVPTGNFGNILACYYAFLMGLPVDKLICASNENKVLTDVIETGTYNRQRTFYKTISPSMDILISSNFERFLFEITGHDEDKISLWYQQLQDQGAFQVEDIYRAKWQEFLLGGFATDEETKREIKTTFTASGYVLDTHTGAGVAVYRDYVEKSGDRRKTIIDATANPYKFNRAVLEAISGQDLSGQKDEFAILEELHQVTKMPIHSALKDLDQRPVRHQRVIEKDQLGTAVRDILGI
- a CDS encoding zinc-ribbon domain containing protein; protein product: MSFEDKTLTCKDCGAEFTFSASEQEFYAEKGFQNDPARCPECRSARKRQRNGGGRNTGEREMFTVTCAECGVETQVPFKPNNDRPVYCRDCYQKQREYSY
- a CDS encoding cold shock domain-containing protein, which gives rise to MIGKVKWFNAEKGFGFIEREGGSDVFVHFSAIQSEGFKSLDEGQSVEFEIVEGPRGPQAANVIKL